One window from the genome of Epinephelus fuscoguttatus linkage group LG3, E.fuscoguttatus.final_Chr_v1 encodes:
- the ntan1 gene encoding protein N-terminal asparagine amidohydrolase, with product MPLLIQKRGVDRISSTAELFDKYPHLQENARTFRSRPLVDVDPKCLLYVQQREFAATTPADNCVSVIGSDDATTCHLVVLRHTGSGAVCLAHCDGSSTWSEVPQLVKAVMSLSNVSKEGRLELHLAGGFNDESKTSHKLSLNILAAFQKQKEDIHLETCCITEMNDIVVDETHRPVVYGIGVNVKTGDVFPSSFPRKGPAEELRSARTFTGGQMADIYDSSRGVVKIGPCKWSPNLDIAFWLSQDDDTILKYLSTSPMAEPPHFVQHMKTTIQFLLEHPNSDSLFPAGQPQLYHRTETGDWERVV from the exons ATGCCGTTGTTAATTCAAAAGAGAGGAGTTGACCGCATAAGCTCCACAGCGGAACTGTTCGACAAATATCCACATTTACAG gaaaaTGCAAGAACATTTCGCTCCAGGCCACTTGTTGATGTCGACCCAAAGTGCCTCTTGTATGTCCAACAAAGAGAGTTTGCTGCAACGACACCAGCAGACA ACTGTGTCTCAGTAATTGGATCTGATGATGCCACCACCTGCCATTTGGTTGTGCTGCGACACACCG GAAGTGGAGCGGTTTGCCTTGCTCACTGTGATGGTTCCAGCACCTGGTCTGAAGTCCCACAACTCGTGAaagctgtgatgtcactgagTAACGTCAGCAAGGAGGGCAg ACTTGAGCTCCACCTTGCCGGGGGATTTAATGATGAGTCAAAAACATCCCATAAACTCAGCCTTAACATACTGG CAGCGTTccagaaacagaaagaggatATTCATCTGGAAACATGTTGCATCACAG AAATGAATGACATTGTTGTTGATGAAACTCACAGGCCTGTAGTGTATGGGATAG GTGTAAATGTCAAAACAGGAGATGTGTTTCCTTCGTCCTTCCCTCGTAAAGGACCTGCAGAGGAGCTGCGATCAGCGAGGACCTTCACTGGGGGACAG ATGGCTGACATATATGACTCAAGTCGAGGGGTTGTTAAAATCGGCCCTTGCAAGTGGTCTCCAAATCTGGATATTGCCTTCTGGTTGTCACAAGATGATGACACAATATTAAAG TACCTGTCCACCTCTCCGATGGCTGAGCCGCCACACTTTGTCCAGCACATGAAGACCACCATCCAGTTCCTGCTAGAACACCCCAACTCTGACAGCCTGTTCCCCGCGGGTCAACCACAGCTCTACCACAGGACCGAGACGGGCGACTGGGAGAGGGTTGTCTAG